A genomic window from Candidatus Pelagisphaera phototrophica includes:
- a CDS encoding dihydroxy-acid dehydratase, with translation MSSEKQKRSDFFSEMRGCTLTMKNGWMRQAVKTDFRGGKDAPYLPNEKSPIVMILHGGGETNLCNLHHRKLAEEMASHLFKTQGWVTAIEPVAAVTDAISMGHSYENDPRIGAMGLSLFSREIFASSIVQQVEINRVDAVIIITGCDKTVAGGMLAASWLKDLPLVLVHGGTIRTGCSLAGKSIQIETAVEAAGRLAAGEITKDEYEDIILNALPSPGGCGVMATSNTLAVLASTLGISVFSSASTPAMDSNHVDVFAPKIEETRQAAEALVRMWNEHQTVGDIVDERSFSNVATMLHAIGGSTNAVIHLPAIAEGFGVPFGLEEIRAKSDTPVLLNLLPAGKFVMVDLYEKAGGLPPLTRYMIEQGLLDPEAKTITGKTIGADVTDAPFPEFQDPETDVIRSVESPLKAKSSLVIVKGDHSNETTASIATRGCVFKVNAQQRILEGPARVFDIENDAVKEVLSGGINDGDIIVLRYQGVSVGCPELLRLTAALTGMGNDSRIAVVTDGRLSGVSRGTLVVHVEPEAWKGGPIALINEGDTVRLDGDTEELFVRVRADEMAQRKSAWKRPELTLPRGTMRIASQIVRPLEEGALWWPRD, from the coding sequence ATGAGTTCGGAAAAACAGAAGAGGAGCGATTTTTTCAGTGAGATGCGTGGCTGCACGCTAACCATGAAAAACGGATGGATGCGTCAGGCCGTAAAAACTGATTTCCGGGGAGGCAAGGACGCTCCTTATTTGCCGAACGAAAAAAGTCCGATTGTTATGATCTTACACGGAGGTGGGGAAACGAATCTGTGCAATCTTCATCACCGAAAATTGGCCGAAGAAATGGCGTCCCACCTTTTCAAAACGCAGGGCTGGGTGACCGCGATTGAGCCAGTGGCGGCGGTTACTGACGCGATTTCGATGGGTCATTCTTACGAGAACGACCCGCGCATCGGAGCGATGGGGCTCTCTTTGTTTTCACGAGAGATATTTGCGAGTTCGATTGTCCAGCAAGTTGAGATCAACCGGGTGGATGCTGTAATCATCATTACGGGTTGTGACAAGACGGTGGCTGGTGGAATGCTGGCCGCTTCCTGGCTCAAGGATCTGCCCTTGGTTCTCGTGCATGGAGGCACAATCAGGACAGGATGCAGTCTGGCCGGAAAGTCGATTCAGATAGAAACCGCGGTGGAGGCGGCAGGAAGGCTGGCCGCGGGAGAGATTACCAAGGACGAATACGAGGACATTATTTTAAATGCGCTTCCCTCGCCTGGAGGGTGCGGGGTTATGGCGACTTCTAACACCTTGGCGGTGTTAGCCTCCACTTTGGGTATCTCGGTTTTTTCGAGTGCGAGTACACCTGCGATGGACTCGAATCATGTCGATGTCTTTGCTCCCAAAATAGAGGAGACGAGACAGGCTGCGGAGGCACTCGTCCGGATGTGGAACGAACACCAAACCGTTGGCGATATTGTCGATGAGCGATCTTTTAGCAACGTGGCTACTATGCTGCATGCGATTGGAGGAAGTACCAATGCTGTCATCCATCTCCCTGCGATTGCAGAAGGCTTTGGAGTTCCATTTGGGTTAGAGGAGATTCGGGCGAAGTCTGATACGCCGGTGTTGCTGAATTTGTTGCCCGCTGGAAAATTTGTGATGGTAGATCTCTATGAGAAGGCGGGGGGACTGCCTCCGTTGACCCGCTACATGATTGAGCAAGGACTACTCGATCCAGAGGCGAAGACGATTACCGGAAAAACTATTGGTGCGGACGTTACGGACGCTCCCTTTCCCGAATTCCAAGATCCGGAAACAGATGTAATTCGCTCTGTAGAATCTCCTCTAAAGGCCAAGTCCTCATTGGTTATTGTAAAAGGGGACCACTCTAATGAGACGACGGCAAGTATTGCGACACGCGGCTGTGTTTTCAAAGTTAACGCCCAACAAAGGATATTGGAAGGTCCGGCCCGCGTCTTTGATATCGAGAACGATGCGGTAAAAGAAGTGCTGAGTGGCGGCATCAACGATGGCGACATCATTGTGTTGCGTTACCAGGGAGTTTCAGTTGGTTGCCCCGAATTATTAAGACTTACGGCAGCACTAACGGGGATGGGTAATGACTCGCGCATCGCAGTCGTTACGGATGGGCGTCTGTCTGGCGTTTCCAGAGGCACGCTGGTGGTTCATGTAGAACCTGAAGCGTGGAAGGGTGGTCCGATCGCTTTGATAAATGAGGGCGATACCGTCCGGCTCGATGGAGACACAGAAGAACTCTTTGTAAGGGTGAGAGCTGATGAGATGGCTCAGCGTAAGAGTGCATGGAAACGTCCTGAATTGACCTTGCCCCGAGGGACGATGCGAATCGCTTCACAGATCGTACGTCCGTTGGAAGAAGGGGCCCTCTGGTGGCCGAGGGATTGA
- the rhaM gene encoding L-rhamnose mutarotase, with the protein MIRKAFVMQLQSGQMQEYIKRHSPVWPELEAVLKSHGVYNYSIFLHEGTLQLFAYAEIEDEARWAAIAQTEVCQLWWTHMGDIMDRNPDHSPTAVDLKETFHLN; encoded by the coding sequence ATGATTCGCAAAGCCTTTGTCATGCAACTACAATCTGGCCAAATGCAAGAGTACATCAAACGCCACTCCCCCGTTTGGCCCGAACTGGAAGCCGTACTTAAATCCCATGGCGTCTACAACTACTCCATTTTTCTCCACGAAGGGACCCTACAGCTTTTCGCTTACGCCGAAATCGAGGACGAAGCACGCTGGGCCGCGATCGCCCAAACCGAAGTATGCCAACTTTGGTGGACCCATATGGGCGACATCATGGACAGAAACCCCGACCATAGTCCGACCGCCGTGGATCTAAAAGAGACCTTTCATCTCAATTGA
- a CDS encoding S1C family serine protease, with translation MQGNSILRFIYKFVVAAFALFAFSVIYKHFVSSERGPSIVVSDSVDLPKGLLEYERNTINVFQNASPSVVFVHNVQQRRNFFSFDVTEVQAGTGSGFLWDRDGHIVTNFHVVQGASRVAVTLIDGNTYNAAIIGVEPRKDLAVLKIDLKRTNVVPFGDKVANSAEVQVGQKALAIGNPYGLDHTLTIGNVSALGRSMSSIVEGITIRDMIQTDAAINPGNSGGPLLDSQGRLIGMNTLILRDSTGIGFAVPSNTIKRLVDQIIRFGRSVESGIGVSIFEDRIARSIGVNGVIVREVYEDSPAQKSGMRGTSRDQYGRIIVGDIIVSIDGETIENYDDMYNAFDELNPGESVEVVFLRDGEERTESIDVVVVTD, from the coding sequence ATGCAGGGAAACAGTATTTTAAGGTTTATCTACAAATTTGTGGTAGCGGCATTCGCTCTGTTTGCATTTAGCGTAATCTACAAACACTTCGTTTCTAGTGAAAGGGGACCCAGTATCGTTGTTTCCGATTCAGTTGATCTTCCAAAGGGGTTGCTCGAATATGAGCGAAATACGATTAACGTGTTCCAAAATGCATCGCCTTCGGTCGTATTTGTTCATAACGTACAACAGCGTCGCAACTTTTTCTCTTTCGACGTGACAGAAGTTCAAGCTGGTACGGGTTCGGGTTTCTTGTGGGATCGCGATGGACACATTGTTACGAACTTCCATGTAGTCCAGGGTGCGTCTCGAGTCGCCGTTACTCTTATTGACGGCAACACTTACAATGCGGCAATCATAGGGGTAGAGCCCCGAAAGGATCTGGCAGTCCTAAAGATTGATTTGAAACGTACCAATGTCGTTCCTTTTGGGGACAAGGTAGCGAATTCCGCGGAAGTGCAGGTTGGCCAAAAGGCGCTGGCCATTGGTAATCCCTATGGTCTGGATCATACCCTGACGATAGGTAATGTGTCAGCCCTCGGTCGGAGTATGTCGTCGATAGTGGAAGGTATCACAATACGAGATATGATCCAGACAGATGCAGCGATCAATCCAGGCAACTCCGGGGGACCGTTGCTGGATAGCCAGGGCCGGCTGATTGGGATGAACACGTTAATCTTGAGAGATTCAACTGGAATTGGCTTCGCGGTTCCCTCTAATACGATTAAACGTTTAGTCGATCAAATCATCCGTTTTGGAAGGTCCGTTGAATCGGGAATCGGCGTATCCATATTTGAAGACAGAATCGCTCGATCCATAGGAGTCAACGGTGTGATTGTTAGAGAGGTCTATGAAGATTCTCCCGCTCAAAAATCGGGCATGCGGGGGACGTCTCGAGACCAGTACGGAAGGATCATTGTGGGAGACATCATCGTTTCGATTGATGGTGAAACGATAGAGAATTACGACGACATGTACAATGCGTTCGACGAGTTGAATCCCGGTGAGTCTGTGGAAGTCGTCTTCTTGCGAGACGGGGAAGAACGTACTGAATCGATCGATGTAGTAGTGGTTACTGACTAG
- a CDS encoding Fur family transcriptional regulator — translation MSSSTHRFDAAIDSLKKERLRITEPRKALLQLLVGVSKPLSADELHEALGAEEFDLVTIYRNLDAFENAGIVNRIPTESGKSLYELNAEQHHYHHIICRKCHHTEKLDTCEVVKLEKLASDLGYSEVTHVLELYGVCETCR, via the coding sequence ATGTCTTCTTCAACTCACAGATTTGATGCTGCGATCGATAGCCTAAAAAAAGAGCGCTTGCGAATCACCGAGCCGAGAAAGGCATTGCTGCAACTTCTGGTCGGCGTCTCAAAACCGCTTTCCGCCGACGAGCTTCATGAGGCCCTAGGTGCCGAAGAGTTCGATCTCGTAACGATCTACCGTAACCTGGACGCCTTTGAGAATGCAGGCATCGTAAATCGTATCCCAACCGAATCGGGCAAGTCGCTTTACGAGTTAAACGCGGAACAGCATCATTATCACCATATCATCTGCAGAAAGTGCCACCACACTGAAAAACTGGATACTTGCGAGGTAGTGAAACTGGAAAAGCTCGCCTCGGATCTCGGCTACTCAGAAGTCACCCATGTCCTCGAGCTCTATGGAGTTTGCGAAACTTGCCGCTAG
- a CDS encoding type II secretion system F family protein has protein sequence MSGLSDKRVSSWFFELSESLTAGFSPAESVCMADGIPKKIGISLSQRFEEGSSWTAAFDAQCPFLQVGERSIIAAAELSGKLPAVFKELGEVRKEAASFQNRIKLASLYPIVILHFAALLFPLEYVIDGKFEAYLVSVGMILVPLWVLLALLSIAFKFSRRFKNGLQSLLPIIKSYSINRDLARFCRTFAACVRSGVSVESCWQWALDAADSSRLEKEGKLAIRTIKAGRLASEGFVDKGGFPPELKQQYRIGERTGSLDVNIERMAEMYSSVAKKRIFLATLVYPQILFLVISVLVAIKVISFYKGYFDGVLDILE, from the coding sequence ATGTCAGGTCTGTCTGATAAAAGAGTATCCTCTTGGTTTTTTGAGCTCTCAGAGTCTTTGACTGCTGGATTTAGTCCCGCGGAATCCGTGTGCATGGCGGATGGGATTCCTAAGAAGATCGGAATTTCTTTATCACAGCGATTTGAGGAAGGTTCAAGCTGGACTGCTGCCTTCGATGCGCAATGTCCATTTCTTCAAGTTGGAGAACGCTCGATCATCGCTGCCGCAGAACTATCAGGAAAGTTGCCCGCAGTATTCAAGGAATTGGGAGAAGTGAGAAAGGAAGCCGCCAGCTTTCAAAACCGGATCAAACTAGCATCCTTGTACCCGATTGTAATCCTGCATTTTGCCGCACTCCTTTTTCCGTTGGAGTATGTGATAGACGGAAAGTTCGAAGCCTACCTCGTGAGCGTTGGTATGATCTTAGTCCCTCTTTGGGTCTTGCTTGCTCTCCTGAGCATAGCCTTCAAGTTTTCACGACGATTCAAAAATGGGCTACAGTCGCTTTTGCCGATAATAAAATCGTATTCGATCAATCGGGATCTTGCTCGGTTCTGCCGTACCTTCGCGGCTTGTGTGCGTTCGGGAGTATCCGTTGAATCCTGCTGGCAATGGGCGTTGGATGCGGCGGATAGTTCAAGGTTGGAAAAGGAAGGGAAACTTGCCATCCGAACGATAAAGGCTGGACGCCTAGCGAGCGAAGGCTTTGTGGATAAGGGCGGGTTTCCTCCGGAGTTAAAGCAGCAGTACCGCATCGGTGAGCGGACAGGATCGTTGGACGTCAATATCGAACGAATGGCTGAGATGTATTCCAGTGTAGCGAAGAAACGAATTTTCTTAGCTACCCTTGTTTATCCTCAGATCTTATTTCTGGTGATATCGGTATTAGTGGCGATCAAAGTGATTAGCTTCTACAAGGGCTACTTTGATGGCGTGCTTGATATTTTGGAGTAG
- the araD gene encoding L-ribulose-5-phosphate 4-epimerase AraD yields MSEYQSLKEECCDANRELPGRNIVDLTFGNVSVADRKKGVVAIKPSGVSYEGLRPDDIVVLSLDAKPDRDHTLDLENYLVEGSLRPSSDTPTHLRLYQAFGDINAVVHTHSRNATAYAQAGVSIPCMGTTHADYFYEDVPVTRPISSEEISRHYEWETGNVIVERFEDLDPNQISAVLFHGHAPFVWGPTGEKAVETAFALEIIAEMTMKTQLLKPNAASLSRAQLDKHYLRKHGANAYYGQK; encoded by the coding sequence ATGAGCGAATACCAATCTTTAAAAGAAGAATGCTGCGATGCGAACCGCGAGCTGCCAGGGCGAAATATCGTTGACCTGACGTTTGGGAATGTCTCGGTGGCGGATCGCAAAAAGGGGGTGGTGGCCATTAAGCCAAGCGGTGTTTCCTACGAAGGGTTAAGGCCGGATGACATAGTCGTTTTGAGTCTGGACGCGAAGCCAGATCGCGATCACACCCTCGATCTAGAGAATTATCTAGTGGAAGGCTCGTTGAGGCCGTCTTCCGATACTCCTACGCATTTAAGGTTGTATCAAGCCTTCGGTGACATCAATGCAGTCGTGCATACTCATTCTCGAAATGCGACGGCCTATGCGCAGGCCGGCGTTTCCATTCCTTGTATGGGCACCACTCATGCAGACTATTTTTACGAAGACGTTCCCGTAACCAGGCCCATTTCAAGCGAAGAAATTTCCCGCCATTATGAATGGGAGACGGGTAATGTGATCGTAGAGAGATTCGAAGATCTCGATCCTAATCAAATCAGTGCTGTATTGTTCCATGGGCATGCACCTTTTGTATGGGGACCGACCGGCGAAAAGGCGGTTGAGACGGCCTTTGCCCTGGAAATCATTGCCGAAATGACGATGAAGACACAGTTGTTGAAACCGAATGCGGCTTCATTGTCCCGAGCCCAGCTAGACAAACACTATCTTCGGAAGCACGGCGCCAACGCCTACTACGGTCAAAAGTAG
- a CDS encoding ribulokinase, which produces MAYTIGVDYGTNSVRGIVVRCSDGVEIGTSVFNYPVGEMGILLDASDHNLARQHPGDYLAGLEFTVVEAVSDAKQSDPAFSADKVIGIGVDSTGSSPIPVNQLNEALAMKPEFQGNLAAECWLWKDHTSVEEAAKITELCRKYRPQYLAKCGNTYSSEWFWSKLWHCLNVAPDVFDAAYSWVELCDWVPSIMAGVKDPTEVKRGVCAAGHKAFYADDWGGLPDKEFLSMLNPKLADLKDRLYEKAYDASEKAGELCSEWAAQLGLPEGVAIAIGEFDVHYGAIGAGVDEGTLVKVIGTSTCDCGVVKADKEVADIPGICGIVKGAILPGYYGIEAGQSAVGDIFAWFVNHVCKGNADTHIALTRKAEAYKPGEIGLLSLDWNNGNRTILVDPLLTGLLVGQTLHTSQAEIYRALIEGTAFGARMILERIESFGVPVSRVVCAGGIAEKNPMLMQIYADITGREMLISGSSQTCALGSAVSAAVLAGSALGGYDDFETAQAKMTRLKDVSYQPNPDSQAVYNELFELYKQLHDAFGGVVESNLGVVMKDLLAIKDRARR; this is translated from the coding sequence ATGGCGTATACGATCGGAGTAGATTATGGAACGAATTCGGTGAGAGGCATCGTGGTTCGATGCTCAGATGGAGTGGAGATTGGCACGTCCGTTTTTAATTATCCAGTTGGGGAGATGGGGATTTTGCTTGATGCCAGCGACCATAACTTGGCTCGTCAGCACCCTGGAGACTACCTGGCGGGGCTGGAGTTCACGGTCGTCGAAGCAGTCTCCGATGCGAAACAATCGGACCCTGCATTTTCGGCAGACAAGGTAATTGGAATTGGCGTGGATTCCACGGGTTCCAGCCCCATTCCCGTCAATCAATTAAATGAGGCTCTCGCTATGAAGCCCGAGTTTCAAGGAAATTTGGCTGCGGAATGCTGGCTTTGGAAGGATCACACGAGCGTGGAGGAGGCCGCAAAAATCACGGAGTTGTGTCGAAAGTATCGGCCTCAGTACTTGGCGAAGTGCGGGAACACCTATTCTTCCGAGTGGTTTTGGTCCAAGCTGTGGCACTGCCTGAATGTTGCTCCGGATGTATTTGATGCTGCGTACAGCTGGGTTGAGCTTTGTGATTGGGTGCCTTCGATCATGGCGGGTGTGAAGGATCCAACGGAGGTCAAACGGGGAGTTTGTGCGGCGGGACACAAGGCGTTCTATGCGGATGATTGGGGAGGTTTGCCTGACAAAGAATTTCTATCGATGTTGAATCCCAAACTCGCGGATCTGAAAGACCGGTTGTATGAGAAAGCCTACGACGCGTCGGAGAAAGCGGGCGAGCTATGTAGTGAATGGGCTGCGCAATTGGGACTTCCAGAAGGGGTAGCCATAGCAATCGGTGAATTCGATGTCCACTACGGAGCGATTGGAGCAGGAGTGGATGAAGGAACCTTGGTGAAGGTGATTGGGACTTCGACTTGCGATTGCGGTGTTGTCAAAGCGGACAAGGAAGTTGCGGACATCCCCGGAATTTGTGGTATTGTGAAAGGAGCCATTCTACCCGGCTACTATGGCATTGAGGCGGGACAGTCTGCGGTAGGAGATATATTCGCCTGGTTTGTCAACCATGTCTGTAAAGGTAACGCGGATACGCATATCGCTCTGACTAGGAAAGCAGAGGCTTACAAGCCAGGAGAGATTGGTCTTCTCTCACTCGACTGGAATAATGGAAATCGGACGATACTCGTCGATCCGCTTTTGACTGGGCTGTTGGTGGGACAAACCTTGCACACTTCCCAAGCAGAGATTTACCGAGCATTGATCGAAGGTACCGCCTTTGGAGCAAGGATGATCTTGGAGCGTATTGAAAGTTTCGGGGTGCCGGTGAGTCGGGTTGTCTGTGCGGGAGGAATCGCAGAAAAGAATCCGATGCTCATGCAAATCTACGCGGATATTACCGGAAGGGAGATGCTCATTTCGGGAAGCTCGCAAACCTGTGCCCTCGGATCTGCGGTTTCTGCAGCTGTTCTAGCAGGTTCGGCTCTCGGGGGCTATGACGACTTCGAAACAGCTCAGGCAAAGATGACTCGATTGAAAGATGTGAGCTATCAGCCAAATCCAGATTCGCAGGCGGTCTACAACGAACTGTTTGAACTGTATAAGCAATTGCATGACGCATTTGGTGGTGTGGTGGAAAGCAACCTTGGGGTTGTGATGAAAGACCTGCTCGCAATTAAGGACCGAGCCCGAAGATAG
- the lpxA gene encoding acyl-ACP--UDP-N-acetylglucosamine O-acyltransferase: MTGEIHPTAIVDPHAELAEGVSVGAYSIIGPGVKLGVGTKIWHQANIWGNTTIGEDCEVYPFASVGMRTQDLKFKGGNPGTLIGDRNVIREYVSINAATNEGEYTEIGDDNLFLAYCHVGHCCKIGNHLIASNGATFAGHVIVEDHVGIGGGGTAIHQFCHIGQHAFIGGCAKVEQDIPPFMLGDGHPAKIRIFNKIGLERNGFNPEQLSVIKRIFKIFYRDGFNRQQALAELKKGDIADSEETKAFIAFAESTERGLAGGS; this comes from the coding sequence ATGACGGGCGAAATCCATCCCACCGCAATTGTCGATCCCCATGCTGAGCTTGCTGAAGGTGTTTCCGTAGGAGCTTATTCGATTATTGGTCCGGGGGTGAAACTGGGGGTAGGAACCAAAATCTGGCATCAAGCAAATATTTGGGGAAACACCACGATCGGGGAGGATTGCGAGGTTTACCCCTTTGCGAGTGTGGGTATGAGGACTCAGGATTTGAAATTCAAAGGTGGTAATCCAGGTACTCTTATAGGCGATCGAAACGTGATTCGCGAATACGTATCTATTAACGCGGCTACGAATGAAGGAGAGTATACGGAAATTGGAGACGACAACTTATTCTTAGCGTACTGCCATGTCGGACACTGTTGCAAAATTGGGAATCATCTGATAGCTAGTAACGGTGCTACATTTGCAGGCCATGTGATTGTTGAGGATCACGTGGGGATAGGTGGTGGAGGTACTGCCATTCACCAGTTTTGCCATATTGGTCAGCACGCCTTCATTGGAGGCTGTGCAAAAGTAGAGCAGGACATTCCGCCTTTTATGTTGGGAGATGGACACCCCGCCAAGATTAGGATCTTCAATAAGATCGGCCTAGAGCGAAATGGTTTCAACCCTGAGCAACTGTCCGTGATCAAGCGGATTTTCAAAATATTCTACCGAGACGGATTCAATCGGCAGCAAGCGCTCGCCGAATTGAAAAAGGGTGATATTGCCGACTCAGAAGAAACGAAAGCCTTTATCGCATTTGCGGAGTCTACTGAGCGGGGTCTGGCAGGCGGATCCTGA
- a CDS encoding bifunctional UDP-3-O-[3-hydroxymyristoyl] N-acetylglucosamine deacetylase/3-hydroxyacyl-ACP dehydratase: protein MKQRSLLREVTINGPALHTGDNSRLTLKPAPVNHGIVIRRLDLHEKPEFRPHISQVGDLVRNTTLNAGPSKVHTVEHVMAALHGMGIDNVEVEMDASEPPIMDGSARAYVNMILEGEPVEQEADREYFVLDKPISVSQGNSSLIALPYDGFKVTCTSSDDRGIHTQHLSIDIDPEVFSTQIAASRTFTVFEDIEELIKLGKIKGGSLENAIVLKGDKILSKEPLRFEDELVRHKILDVIGDIFLLGKPIKAHIIAVRPGHALNSELTKKLFERMEELEKGHAKKVSKKKTLVIETETKLDIRRVLETLPHRYPMLMVDRVIEFRGDDELTAIKNCTINEEYFQGHYPGQPIMPGVLQIEAMAQAAGILMLRVTKNEGMTAVFMSIDKVKFRNKVIPGDQLKIDVKLTKIMRGKIGTAVATCTVGDKVASSGELKFMLVDKEAEI, encoded by the coding sequence ATGAAGCAACGCTCCCTCCTGAGAGAGGTTACTATCAATGGTCCTGCTCTACATACGGGTGATAATTCTCGGCTTACGTTGAAACCGGCGCCTGTCAATCACGGTATTGTGATTCGGAGATTGGATCTGCATGAGAAGCCAGAGTTTAGGCCACATATTTCACAGGTGGGCGACTTAGTGCGTAATACGACCCTGAATGCCGGCCCTTCGAAAGTGCATACGGTCGAACATGTCATGGCCGCTCTTCATGGGATGGGGATAGATAATGTCGAAGTCGAAATGGACGCGAGCGAACCGCCTATCATGGATGGCTCCGCTCGGGCCTACGTAAACATGATATTGGAGGGGGAGCCCGTCGAGCAGGAAGCGGACCGAGAATATTTCGTATTAGATAAACCGATCTCGGTTTCGCAGGGAAACTCTTCACTCATAGCGTTACCCTACGATGGATTCAAAGTAACCTGTACGTCGTCAGATGATCGTGGAATCCATACTCAGCATCTTTCAATCGATATCGATCCAGAGGTATTTTCGACTCAAATAGCCGCCTCCCGAACATTTACCGTTTTTGAAGATATCGAAGAGTTGATTAAACTCGGCAAGATTAAGGGAGGCAGTCTAGAGAACGCTATTGTCCTGAAGGGAGACAAGATTCTTTCGAAAGAGCCGTTACGCTTTGAGGACGAGCTTGTGCGCCACAAAATTCTAGATGTGATCGGCGACATATTTCTCCTCGGTAAGCCGATCAAGGCACACATCATCGCGGTGAGGCCAGGGCATGCTCTTAATTCAGAGCTTACGAAGAAGCTCTTTGAGCGTATGGAGGAACTGGAAAAGGGCCATGCCAAGAAGGTTTCGAAAAAGAAGACGCTGGTCATTGAGACTGAGACAAAACTCGATATCCGACGCGTGCTTGAGACGTTGCCTCACCGTTACCCCATGTTGATGGTTGACCGTGTCATCGAGTTTCGAGGGGACGATGAACTGACCGCGATTAAAAATTGTACTATCAACGAAGAGTATTTCCAGGGGCACTATCCGGGTCAGCCTATCATGCCTGGAGTGCTGCAGATCGAGGCCATGGCTCAGGCAGCGGGTATCCTTATGCTTCGCGTAACTAAAAACGAGGGAATGACGGCGGTGTTTATGAGTATCGATAAAGTGAAATTCCGTAACAAAGTGATCCCGGGCGATCAGTTGAAAATTGATGTAAAGCTTACTAAAATCATGAGAGGCAAGATTGGCACCGCGGTTGCGACTTGCACCGTGGGTGACAAGGTTGCCTCTTCGGGAGAGCTGAAATTCATGCTCGTTGATAAAGAGGCAGAAATCTAA
- the efp gene encoding elongation factor P: MPIALDLRKGNVINYNGNPCLIMESHHRTPGKGQPVVQTKMRNLSTGRSADVRFQSTEKVEVLMTERKNLEFSYEDRGVYSFMDLETYDSIELDPDILEDAVNFLVPNTEYEILFVDGNPVQLVLPSTVELKVIESPEGIRGDTASNVQKPALLETKLTIQVPLFIKEGEVIKVNTSDKSYSGRS, encoded by the coding sequence ATGCCAATCGCATTAGACCTTAGAAAAGGCAACGTCATCAACTATAACGGGAATCCATGTCTAATTATGGAATCCCATCACCGGACTCCCGGAAAAGGGCAGCCGGTCGTGCAAACCAAAATGCGCAACCTCAGTACAGGACGCTCTGCCGACGTTCGATTCCAGTCCACCGAAAAAGTTGAGGTGCTGATGACTGAGCGTAAGAATCTGGAATTCAGCTACGAAGATCGAGGCGTCTATTCATTCATGGACCTCGAAACCTATGATTCGATAGAGCTGGATCCCGATATCCTTGAGGATGCGGTCAATTTTCTCGTTCCGAATACCGAATACGAAATTCTCTTTGTTGACGGGAACCCAGTTCAGCTAGTACTGCCCTCTACCGTAGAACTAAAAGTAATCGAATCTCCCGAAGGCATTCGCGGCGACACTGCCAGCAACGTACAAAAGCCGGCTTTGCTTGAGACAAAGCTCACAATCCAAGTCCCCCTTTTCATCAAAGAGGGAGAAGTCATCAAGGTAAATACAAGCGACAAAAGCTACTCCGGAAGAAGCTGA